CCCGGAAACTCCGGCGGCCCGCTCATGAACTCGCGCGGTCAGGTCATCGGCATCAACACCATGATCGCCTCCAATAATGGAGTCGATCAGAGCGCAGGCATAGGCTTCGCGATCCCCATGAACACCGCCCGCGCCGTGCTCGACGACATCGCAAAGTACGGCCATGTGCGCCGTCCGACGCTCGCCTTCCTCCCCCTTGAGATCGGACCTGACCTCGCCGATCAGATCGGCCTTCCCAGCGACTACGGCCTTCTGGTCCAGCGCGTCTATCCTGGGGGAGCCGCAGAGATTGCTGGCCTCAAAGGTGGTACGCAGAAGGCATATCTCGGCAATACCCCGGTCATGCTCGGCGGGGATCTTATCGTTGCCATCAACGGCACCGAAGTCACAAGCATGCAGGACGTCTCCAGCGTGATGAACTCGCACAAAGCCGGAGACACGGTGACCGTGACCGTCTTCCGCGCGAAAAAGCGCATGGAGATCAAGGTCACGCTCACCGATGCGAAGGACCAGCAGACGACTGTTTAGGAAGGCGTGCTTAGGAGCGGGCTATGTAGCGTCGTCCCTCGACGGTATAAGCGCCGCTCAGCACGCGCCGCAATGCCTCGGGATAGGCAGCATGCTCTTCGTGCAGGATCCGCTCCGCCAGCGTCTCGGCTGTGTCGGTATCTTCCACGGCCACGGCACGCTGCAGCACGATCACGCCGTGATCCACTTCCTCATCCACAAAGTGGACGGTGCAACCGGCGATCTTCGCACCGTACTCGAAGGCCTGCTGCTGCGCATGCGTTCCGGGGAAGCTAGGCAACAGCGAAGGATGAATGTTCAAGATTCGATTCTGGAACGCGCGGATAAACTGCGGCGTCAAGATGCGCATATATCCTGCAAGGCAGACGAGATCGACCTCGTGCTCCAGCAGGGTAGCGATCATCTTTGCCTCATGCTCTTCGCGCGGAATGCCTTTGCCCGAGATGGCTATTGCTTCGATGCCCCGTTCGCGGGCAATCGCAAGTCCACCCGCATCTGGGAGGTTCGACAAGACCACAGCAATCGAACACCCTTCAAGCGAACCGTCCGCAATCGCATCCGCAATGGCGACAAAGTTCGATCCACGTCCCGACAACAATACGCCCAGCTTCATACGTAGTTGACTCGACGGACGCCCTTGGCGACGCGACCGATCACATGGAAGCGTTCATTGGCGCGGTTCAGAATCGCCTTCGCCTTCTTCACCTGCTCCGCTGGAACCACGACGATCATGCCGATGCCCATGTTGAAGGTGCGCATCATCTCGTCCTGCTCCACATTGCCAAGCTCTTGCAGATGCTGGAAGAGCGGGGGAATCTCCCACGAGTTCATCTCCACCTGGGCGCAGAGGCCCTTGGGCAGGATGCGCGGGAAGTTCTCCGTAATGCCACCGCCGGTGATATGTGCCATGCCACTCACAACCCCGCCCGCGGTAAGCTTCCGCAGCACGCTCAGATAGCTGCGATGAGTCTGCATCAGGGCGTTGCCGACCTTGTCCTTGAGCGCCGTAACATAGAGATCCGGGTTGTAGCCAGCCACCTCGAAGAGCAGCTTGCGCGCCAGCGAGTAACCATTGGTATGCAGCCCCGTCGAAGGCAGGCCGAAGAGCATATCGCCCGCCTGAATCGCGCTTCCTGTGATGATGCGATCCCGGTTCACAACGCCGATGATCGTACCCGCAAGATCGTACTCGCCATCCGCATAGAAGCCCGGCATCTGCGCCGTCTCGCCGCCGATCAGAGCGCAACCATTCGCGCGGCAGGCATCTGCAATGCCTGTCACGATCTTTTCGATGACCAGAGGGTCAATCTTTCCCGTCGCCAGGTAGTCGAGGAAGAAGAGCGGATCCGCGCCTTGTACTGCGATGTCGTTCACGCAGTGGTTCACGAGATCGGCGCCGACGGTGTGATGCACGCCCAGCGTGAAGGCCACTTTGAGCTTCGTTCCCACGCCATCGGCGGAAGACACGAGCACGGGGTCGGGATACTTCGCCAGATCCAGCTTGAACAGGCCGCCGAAGCCGCCGATTTCGCTGAGGACATTTTTGTTGAAGGTCTTGCGCGCAAGATGCTTGATGCGCTGCTTGGTCGCATCGCCCGAGTCGATATCGACACCGGCGTCTGCGTAACTCACGCCAGTGCGCGCGGTCTTCTCGGCAGGCTTGCCTGCTTTGGATGTTGCCGTGGCGGCGGAGGGTGATGTGGGCTTCTGGCTCAAGTGCAATCGTCCTAAGTTTGGATTCGGCCGGTGGCAGAGCTTTGAGTCTATCAGCGTAGACGCGGTGGATCCTTGCACGCCCCGATATGCACACTCCTATACTTGTGCCATGGCTCTCTCGTTCACACACTCGCGCGCCCTCCAGAAACGCGCCGAATCCCTGATCCCCGGCGGCGTGGATTCGCCCGTACGCGCCTTCCGCTCCGTCGGCGGTGATCCGCCTTTTGTTGCCAGTGCGCAAGGCGCTTATCTCTACGACGCGGACGGGAATCGCTTCCTCGACTACTTCGGGTCGTGGGGACCGATGATCCTCGGCCACGCTCACCCCGCTGTGATCGATGCCGTACAGAAGGCCGCCGCCAACGGCACCAGCTTCGGTGCCTCCACGGCAGCAGAGGCAGAGCTCGCCAGCCTTGTTGTGCAGGCGGTTCCCAGCATCGAAATGCTCCGCTTCGTCTCGTCGGGAACGGAGGCGGTCATGTCCGCGATCCGTCTAGCCCGCGCCTTTACAGGCCGGAAGTTCATCCTCAAGTTCGAAGGGTGCTATCACGGCCACTCCGATGCCTTGCTGGTCAAGGCAGGTTCCGGCGTCGCCACGTTGGGCATTCCCGGCTCCGCAGGTGTTCCCGAGGAGACCGTCCAGTTCACGCTGGCGTTGCCCTTCAACGATGTCTCGGCGGTGGAAGAAGCCTTCCGCCTGCATCAGGGGAAGATCGCCTGCATCATCGTCGAACCTGTCGTCGGGAACGCCGGAACCATCCTTCCCGCTCCGGGATATCTGGAAGCCCTGCGTGCGATCACCGAACGCGAAGGCGCTTTGCTGATCTTCGACGAGGTGATGACCGGCTTCCGTCTCTCCCTTGGCGGAGCTCAGGAAATCTTCCACATCAAGCCGGATCTCACCACGCTGGGCAAGATCATCGGCGGCGGCCTGCCCGTCGGTGCCTTCGGTGGACGCCAAGAGATCATGCAGATGCTCGCGCCGCTCGGTCCTGTCTACCAGGCAGGAACGCTCAGCGGCAACCCGCTCGCCATGGCCGCAGGAATCGCTACCGTCTCGCATCTCATCGCGGAACGAGCCACGATCTATCCGCAACTCGCTGAAACTACGCGCCAGATCGCGGTGGGTGTCGCGAAGGAGGCCAAGGCTGCGGGCGTGCCCATGTCAGTGAACTGGATGGGATCGATGGTCACCTGGTTCTTTACCGAGACGAATGTGACGGACTTTGACACGGCTTCGACGAGCGACATGGCCCGTTTTGGGAAGTTCCACCGCGCCATGCTGGAGCGCGGCATCTGGCTGCCACCCAGCCAGTACGAAGCCGCCTTCGTCAGCGCATCGCATGGCGAAGCGGAGGTCGATTTCACGATCTCAGCCGCACGCGAGGTATTCGCGAATCTGCTCTAAACGAAGAGCTTAAACGATGAAGGCCGCGATCGCTCGCAGCCTTCATCGTTTCTGAAAAAGAATCTACTTCTTAGCTTTTGCGAAACGCTTGTTGATCTCTTCCCAGTTCACGGTGTTCCACCATGCTGCGAGATACTCAGGGCGCTTGTTCTGGTATTTGAGGTAGTAGGCGTGCTCCCAGACATCGTTGCCGAGGATCGGATACAGACCCTGCGAAAGGGGTGAATCCTGGTTGGGTGTGGTCAGGATCGTCAGCTTGCCGCCCTTAAAGACCAGCCAGCCCCAGCCCGCGCCGAACTGCTTCGCCGTGGTCTCGTTGAAGGTCTTCTTGAAAGTCTCAAAGTCGCCAAAGTCGGCCTTGATCTGCTCTGCGATGTCGCCCGTCGGTACGCCGCCGCCATTGGGCTTCATGATCTCCCAGAACATGGTGTGGTTGACATGACCGCCGCCGTTGTTGCGGACGACCGTGCGAACGTCTTCTGGCACGGCATCCAGGTTGCTGATGAGCTCTTCGGCGGTCTTCGCGCCGAGTTCGGTGTGTTTTTCCACTGCGCCGTTCAGATTGGTGACGTAGGTGGCATGGTGCTTGTCATGGTGCAGCTTCATCGTTGCTTCATCGATGTGCGGCTCAAGCGCCGTGTACTCATAGGGAAGAACCGGAAGTTCGAAGGCCACTGTCTTTCTCCTGTAAATCAAATCTCTGCCATCAGTATGCACCTCGGCGCTTACCTCGGGCGATATGGGGTTCGATGCGGAAAGCATAAGCCGCGATGCGGCCACTTTGTCGGATCGAAGCAAAGTTTTTCCCAAATACGGCTTGTGCCGTAAAGTGCGTTCTAATGGGAGGACGATGAATGCTCTTACGACGGCATACCGGTGGCTGAACGACGACGGTCCCGCCTTTGGTGCTCCCGGCCTCGAACCACGGTGGACTTCCAGTAAAAAAGACGCCGTCTGTACGGCGTATGCAGCCTCCAGCCGCGTTTGGTTTACGGTCTCGCATGGCACGTTGAATGAGATCTACTATCCCACCATTGATCGTCCGCAGACCCGCGATATGGAGCTCATCTTTACCGACGGAGAGACCTTCGTCCACGAAGAAAAGCGCGACTACGAGTTCGACTTCCACTACATCGATCCCGACGCCCTCGCCGTGCGCGTCGTCGCCAACGATCTGCAGGGTCGTTACACGATTACCAAGGAATTCATCACCGATCCGCATCATCCCGTCGTCCTGGTTCACGTCAAGGTCGAGGGCGAAGAAGAAGTCCTCTCGCGCCTGAAGTGTTATGCCCTTCTCGCACCGCATCTCGATGGAGGCGGTGCAGGGAACTCGGCCCGCTCCGTGGAAGTCGCCGGGCAGAGAGCCATTCTCGCCTGGAAGAACGGCACGGCGCTGGCCATGGGCGTCAGTACCGGTTTCACAAGAACTTCATGCGGTTACGTCGGTTCTTCCGATGGTTACCAGGATCTAATCCAGAACATGCGCATGGACTGGGAGTTCGGCCAGGCGCTCGACGGCAATCTTGCTCTGACGGGCGAAATCGACATCAGCCGCAACCGAGAATTCACACTCGCCATCGCCATGGGAGAAGGCTTTCATTCGGCCCTTGCTGGGATGATGCAATCCCTCTCCACACCCTATGAGCTTCAGCTCAAGCGTTTCATCGAGCAGTGGCACCGCGCGGCTTCGCCGGAGCGTCTGGCGGAGGCTTCGACTGATGGTGGACGCCTGATGCGCATTAGCCACAACACGATCCTGGCGCATGAAGACAAAACCTACTCCGGAGCCTTCATCGCGTCCGCCTCCATCCCCTGGGGCAACGCGAAGGGCGACGACGATCTCGGTGGATACCATCTCGTCTGGACGCGCGACATGATCCAGTCCGCCACGGCAATGCTTGCCTGCGGGCGCGTGGACACAGCACGCAGGGCGCTCGTCTATCTCGCCTGTACGCAGCGGCCAGACGGCAGTTTTGCGCAGAATTTTTGGATCGACGGAACACCCTACTGGACCGGCATTCAGCTCGACGAAGTGGCCTTCCCCATCATGCTGGCCTGGCGCCTCTGGAAGGTCGATGGGTTAGGCGAATTCGATGTCTTTCCTTTTGTGGAAAATGCGGCAGCGTTCCTTGTGCACTTTGCACCGGTAACGCAGCAGGAGCGATGGGAAGAGACCTCCGGTTACTCTCCCTCGACCCTCGCCACGGTGATTGCAGCGCTGGTTTGTGCCGCAGATATCGCCCGCGCGCACCACTCTCCGGAACTGGCTGAGTTCTTGTTGATTTACTCGGACTGGATCGAAGCCCATCTGGACGAATGGACGACCACGAACGATGGATGCCTCCATCCCGACGTGAAACGGCACTATATGCGCGTCCGTCCGCCGTCGCCGGGCGAGCCGTTCTATCACCCCGAAGCGGGCGAAGGTCGCCTGAATATCGCCAATCGCGCTCCGGGAGAGAAGTACAACTTTGAAGCCCGCGAGATCATCGACGGCGGCTTTCTGGAACTTGTCCGTTACGGTATCCGCCGCGCCGACGATCCCCTCATCATCGACAGCCTGAAGGTGGTCGATCACGTTCTGAAGATCGATACCCCCTACGGCCCCTGCTGGCGTCGTTACAACCATGACGGCTATGGACAGCAGAAGGACGGCGAACCTTTCATCCATTACGGACAGGGACGCGCATGGCCGATTTTGACAGGGGAGCGCGCCCACTACGAGATGGCGGCGGGAAATGACATCAAGCCCCTGATCACCGCCCTCGAGCGCTTTTCTTCCTTTGGCGGCATGCTGCCGGAGCAGATCTGGGATTATGCTGATCTCCCCGAGGAGGGCCTGTATTTCGGCCGTTCTGCCGGATCGGCGCAGCCCCTTGTCTGGGCGCATGCGGAATACATCAAGCTCCTTCGGTCGGCGGTCGACGGCAAGGTCTTCGACCGCATCTCGGTGGTGGAAGATCGTTACTGCAAGAAAGCCGAAGACCGTACCTTCAAGAGTGAAGTCGAGTTTTTCCAGGTTTCACGCCCGGTAGCGCGGCTTTCGAGCCAGAAACGGCTGCAGGTTTTAGATAAGAATCGGTTTCAGGTCATGTGGACATCAGATGGCTGGAAGACGAAGAACACCACCGATGCACGGCTGCTGGGGTATCCGGGTTTCTCCGCGGAGATTCCAGCCCAGGCAGCGGGATCGCAGATAGAATTCACGCTTTTCTGGCCTTTGGAAGCTCGCTGGTTAGGCAAAAATTACTTTGTGGCGGTAACCTCGTGACGCAGGGGTACGACGATCCAAACTCCGCTGCGCTTGTACACTAAAACCAATATTGAATCTTGAAACCACGGCGTTCCCGCCGAGAGGACACATGAGCGATCTGGATCAGCTTTCTATCAATACACTCCGCCTTCTGGCGGTTGACGGAATCGAAAAGGCGGCAAACGGACATCCCGGAGCCCCGCTGGCGCTTTCGCCCCTTGCCTACCTGCTGTATCAGAAGCACATGAAGCACGATCCATCCGACCACAAATGGGCGGACCGCGATCGCTTCGTCCTCTCGAACGGACATGCTTCCATGCTGCAGTACGGCGCGCTGCACCTCTCGGGCTACGACGTCTCGCTCGAAGACCTGAAGCTCTTCCGCCAATGGCACTCCAAGGCCCCCGGACATCCGGAATACGGCTTCACCCCCGGCGTTGAAGTGACCACGGGACCCCTCGGACAAGGCTTCGCCATGGCCGTCGGTCTGGCGATTGCAGAAAAGCATCTCGGCGCGCTGTATAACCAGCCAGGCCAGGCAATCGTCGATCACTACACCTACGTGATGTGTGGCGATGGCGATCTGATGGAAGGCGTCTCGCATGAGGCTGCCTCGCTCGCCGGAACGCTTGGTCTCGGCAAACTCATCGTCTTCTACGACGACAATCTCATCTCGCTCGACGGTCCGACAGAGCTCTCCTACACGGAAGATGTCGACAAGCGCTTCGACGCCTATCACTGGCACACGCAGTTTGTGAAGGACGGCAACGACCTTCAGGCACTGGAAGTCGCCATTGTAGAAGCGAAGAAGGTCACCGACAAGCCTTCCATGATCCGTGTGCGCACCATCATCGGCTACGGCTCGCCGCACGCAGGAACGAACAAGGTGCACGGCGAAGCGCTGGGTGCGGAGAACACCAAGAAGACCAAGGAGTTCTTCGGCTTCGATCCCGAAAAGAGTTTTGTCGTTCCCGAAGAGGCAGGCAAGCACTGGCTTGAAGCAAAGTCGCGCGGCCAGAAGGCGCACAAGGAATGGGATGAGAAGTTTGCGGCTTACAAGCAGGCTCATCCCGATCTCGCTGCGGAGTTTGAGCGTCGTGTCTCGCATGAGCTTCCCAAGGATTGGGCGAAGGACATCAAGCCCTTCCCGACCGAAAAGGCCATTGCGACGCGCAATGCAGGACAGGTTGTCCTGCAGGCCATCGGCAAGAACCTTCCGGACCTCATCGGCGGCGCAGCCGATCTGACCAGCTCCACGAAGACCATCTTCAAGGACTCGCCCAGCTTCCACGTCGATCCGAAGGGCAAGAACATCTTCTTCGGCGTACGCGAGTTCGGTATGTGCGCGGCGGTCAACGGCATGGCCGCTCATGGCGGCATCATTCCGTTCGGTTCCACGTTCTTCACCTTCTCCGACTACTGCCGTTCGGCGATGCGTATGGCCGCTCTCATGAGCACGCATTCGCTCTTCGTCTTCACGCATGACTCCATCGGTCTTGGCGCTGACGGCCCCACGCATCAGCCGATCGAGCACCTGATGAGCCTGCGCGCCATTCCTCAGCTCACAGACTTCCGCCCGGCGGATGCGAACGAGACAGCAGCCTGCTGGCAGCTCGCGATCGAGCGGCCCTCGGCCTGCTTCATGGCGCTCAGCCGCCAGGACCTGCCAGTTCTCGATGCCGACAAGTACAAGGTCTTCGAGAAGGTGAAGAAGGGTGCCTACGTCCTCGAAGGCGAAGGCAATACCGATCTCATCCTCGTCGCTACGGGTTCGGAAGTCTCGCTTGCATTGAAGGCCCTTCCGGAGCTGGAGAAGGCTGGTATCAAGACCAAGGTCGTCTCCATGCCTTCGTTCCGCATCTTCAAGGAGCAGGATGAGGCGTACCGCTTGTCTATCTTCCCGCATGGCGTGCCGAAGATCTCCATCGAAGCGGGCGCAACCGAAGGCTGGTGGGAGTTCATCGGCCGCGACGGTATCGCCATCGGCGTGGACACCTTCGGAGCCTCTGCCCCAGGGCCGGAAGTGCTGGAGAAGTACGGCTTCAGTGTCGCGAACATCCTCGACAAGGCCAAGCAGGTCATCAAGAAGTAAGGCACAAGCAAGTCAAGGGGCTGGCGCAGAATATTCGCGCCAGCTCCACGCCCTCGAACCCATGGACAAATATCTCAACGACGAAGACGCGGTGTATGAAGAGGCCCCGAGGCGGGAGCGCGACAGTAACACCTCGCTTCAACCTCAGTACGAAGACACGCAGCTTCCCGAACGCGAATACGAAGACTCCTGAGTTCCAAAGGATTTGAAGCGCATGAAGATTGCTATTGCCTCGGACCATGCCGGTTTTCCCTTGAAGGAAGAGATCCGGCAGTACGTCGCGAAGCTTGGTCATGAAGTACAGGATCTGGGAGCGTATAACGCGGAACCTTCGGACTATCCGGATTTCGCGAAAAAGGTAGGGAAGTCGCTGATGGCAGGAACCGCGGAGCGAGGCATCCTGATCTGCGGCTCCGGTGTTGGCGTCTGTGTTGCAGCCAACAAGATGCCCGGTGTTCGTGCGGGCATGTGTCATGACACCTACTCCGCGCATCAGGGTGTCGAACACGATCAGATGAATGTGCTCGTGATGGGTGCGCGCATCATCGGAACTGCACTCGCCGAAGAGTGTACGCTCGCGTATCTCAATGCTAAGTTCATCGCGACAGAAGAACGTTTCGTCCGCCGCTTGAACAAGGTCTTCGCCATCGAAAAGCTCTACATGCCCCAGGCTTCAGGAAATTAAATATGCCAGCACACGGAAAAAATCGCGTTTGGTTCATCACCGGAGCTTCCACTGGCTTCGGGCGTTTGCTTACGGAAGAACTTCTTCGCCGTGGAGACCGTGTGGTTGCCACGGCACGCAAGCAGGAGGTAGTCGCTGACTTGCAAACACAGCACGCGGAGCAGGTGCTCGCGCTCGCGCTGGACGTCACCAAGCCGGAGCAGATCGCTGCGGGTGTAGATGCGGCGATTGCGCGCTTTGGGCGCATCGATGTGCTCGTCAACAATGCCGGATATGGCGTCACAGGCGCGGTCGAAGAGGTTGCGGAAGAAGAGTTTCTTCCCATGTTTGAGACCAACATCCTTGGCCTCATCCGCATGACCAAGGCTGTGGTTCCGCACCTGCGCAAGCAACGCTCCGGCCATATCCTCAATCTTTCTTCCATCGGCGGCCTGATCGCTTCGCCGGGTGTGACTTACTACAACATCTCCAAGTTTGCCGTCGAAGGTTTTACCGAAGGTCTGG
This genomic stretch from Terriglobus saanensis SP1PR4 harbors:
- a CDS encoding oxidoreductase, which gives rise to MPAHGKNRVWFITGASTGFGRLLTEELLRRGDRVVATARKQEVVADLQTQHAEQVLALALDVTKPEQIAAGVDAAIARFGRIDVLVNNAGYGVTGAVEEVAEEEFLPMFETNILGLIRMTKAVVPHLRKQRSGHILNLSSIGGLIASPGVTYYNISKFAVEGFTEGLAGEMEPLGVSVTAIEPGPFRTEFLGRSKTVASHQIADYAESAGKSREYFETQSGKQLGDPQKAIEAMIAVVDSPNPPRNLLLGRSAYERFRGRLAAWDKNLTEWEATTLGADFPQETK
- the hemL gene encoding glutamate-1-semialdehyde 2,1-aminomutase — translated: MALSFTHSRALQKRAESLIPGGVDSPVRAFRSVGGDPPFVASAQGAYLYDADGNRFLDYFGSWGPMILGHAHPAVIDAVQKAAANGTSFGASTAAEAELASLVVQAVPSIEMLRFVSSGTEAVMSAIRLARAFTGRKFILKFEGCYHGHSDALLVKAGSGVATLGIPGSAGVPEETVQFTLALPFNDVSAVEEAFRLHQGKIACIIVEPVVGNAGTILPAPGYLEALRAITEREGALLIFDEVMTGFRLSLGGAQEIFHIKPDLTTLGKIIGGGLPVGAFGGRQEIMQMLAPLGPVYQAGTLSGNPLAMAAGIATVSHLIAERATIYPQLAETTRQIAVGVAKEAKAAGVPMSVNWMGSMVTWFFTETNVTDFDTASTSDMARFGKFHRAMLERGIWLPPSQYEAAFVSASHGEAEVDFTISAAREVFANLL
- the purM gene encoding phosphoribosylformylglycinamidine cyclo-ligase, which encodes MSQKPTSPSAATATSKAGKPAEKTARTGVSYADAGVDIDSGDATKQRIKHLARKTFNKNVLSEIGGFGGLFKLDLAKYPDPVLVSSADGVGTKLKVAFTLGVHHTVGADLVNHCVNDIAVQGADPLFFLDYLATGKIDPLVIEKIVTGIADACRANGCALIGGETAQMPGFYADGEYDLAGTIIGVVNRDRIITGSAIQAGDMLFGLPSTGLHTNGYSLARKLLFEVAGYNPDLYVTALKDKVGNALMQTHRSYLSVLRKLTAGGVVSGMAHITGGGITENFPRILPKGLCAQVEMNSWEIPPLFQHLQELGNVEQDEMMRTFNMGIGMIVVVPAEQVKKAKAILNRANERFHVIGRVAKGVRRVNYV
- the rpiB gene encoding ribose 5-phosphate isomerase B, which encodes MKIAIASDHAGFPLKEEIRQYVAKLGHEVQDLGAYNAEPSDYPDFAKKVGKSLMAGTAERGILICGSGVGVCVAANKMPGVRAGMCHDTYSAHQGVEHDQMNVLVMGARIIGTALAEECTLAYLNAKFIATEERFVRRLNKVFAIEKLYMPQASGN
- the purN gene encoding phosphoribosylglycinamide formyltransferase, translating into MKLGVLLSGRGSNFVAIADAIADGSLEGCSIAVVLSNLPDAGGLAIARERGIEAIAISGKGIPREEHEAKMIATLLEHEVDLVCLAGYMRILTPQFIRAFQNRILNIHPSLLPSFPGTHAQQQAFEYGAKIAGCTVHFVDEEVDHGVIVLQRAVAVEDTDTAETLAERILHEEHAAYPEALRRVLSGAYTVEGRRYIARS
- a CDS encoding superoxide dismutase; translated protein: MAFELPVLPYEYTALEPHIDEATMKLHHDKHHATYVTNLNGAVEKHTELGAKTAEELISNLDAVPEDVRTVVRNNGGGHVNHTMFWEIMKPNGGGVPTGDIAEQIKADFGDFETFKKTFNETTAKQFGAGWGWLVFKGGKLTILTTPNQDSPLSQGLYPILGNDVWEHAYYLKYQNKRPEYLAAWWNTVNWEEINKRFAKAKK
- the tkt gene encoding transketolase, which translates into the protein MSDLDQLSINTLRLLAVDGIEKAANGHPGAPLALSPLAYLLYQKHMKHDPSDHKWADRDRFVLSNGHASMLQYGALHLSGYDVSLEDLKLFRQWHSKAPGHPEYGFTPGVEVTTGPLGQGFAMAVGLAIAEKHLGALYNQPGQAIVDHYTYVMCGDGDLMEGVSHEAASLAGTLGLGKLIVFYDDNLISLDGPTELSYTEDVDKRFDAYHWHTQFVKDGNDLQALEVAIVEAKKVTDKPSMIRVRTIIGYGSPHAGTNKVHGEALGAENTKKTKEFFGFDPEKSFVVPEEAGKHWLEAKSRGQKAHKEWDEKFAAYKQAHPDLAAEFERRVSHELPKDWAKDIKPFPTEKAIATRNAGQVVLQAIGKNLPDLIGGAADLTSSTKTIFKDSPSFHVDPKGKNIFFGVREFGMCAAVNGMAAHGGIIPFGSTFFTFSDYCRSAMRMAALMSTHSLFVFTHDSIGLGADGPTHQPIEHLMSLRAIPQLTDFRPADANETAACWQLAIERPSACFMALSRQDLPVLDADKYKVFEKVKKGAYVLEGEGNTDLILVATGSEVSLALKALPELEKAGIKTKVVSMPSFRIFKEQDEAYRLSIFPHGVPKISIEAGATEGWWEFIGRDGIAIGVDTFGASAPGPEVLEKYGFSVANILDKAKQVIKK
- a CDS encoding glycoside hydrolase family 15 protein, which produces MNALTTAYRWLNDDGPAFGAPGLEPRWTSSKKDAVCTAYAASSRVWFTVSHGTLNEIYYPTIDRPQTRDMELIFTDGETFVHEEKRDYEFDFHYIDPDALAVRVVANDLQGRYTITKEFITDPHHPVVLVHVKVEGEEEVLSRLKCYALLAPHLDGGGAGNSARSVEVAGQRAILAWKNGTALAMGVSTGFTRTSCGYVGSSDGYQDLIQNMRMDWEFGQALDGNLALTGEIDISRNREFTLAIAMGEGFHSALAGMMQSLSTPYELQLKRFIEQWHRAASPERLAEASTDGGRLMRISHNTILAHEDKTYSGAFIASASIPWGNAKGDDDLGGYHLVWTRDMIQSATAMLACGRVDTARRALVYLACTQRPDGSFAQNFWIDGTPYWTGIQLDEVAFPIMLAWRLWKVDGLGEFDVFPFVENAAAFLVHFAPVTQQERWEETSGYSPSTLATVIAALVCAADIARAHHSPELAEFLLIYSDWIEAHLDEWTTTNDGCLHPDVKRHYMRVRPPSPGEPFYHPEAGEGRLNIANRAPGEKYNFEAREIIDGGFLELVRYGIRRADDPLIIDSLKVVDHVLKIDTPYGPCWRRYNHDGYGQQKDGEPFIHYGQGRAWPILTGERAHYEMAAGNDIKPLITALERFSSFGGMLPEQIWDYADLPEEGLYFGRSAGSAQPLVWAHAEYIKLLRSAVDGKVFDRISVVEDRYCKKAEDRTFKSEVEFFQVSRPVARLSSQKRLQVLDKNRFQVMWTSDGWKTKNTTDARLLGYPGFSAEIPAQAAGSQIEFTLFWPLEARWLGKNYFVAVTS